In the genome of Pelagibacterium nitratireducens, one region contains:
- a CDS encoding cell surface protein — protein sequence MSTEITQTEAPQLMDRPLQYLDKAVAAIKDLGLWPEGEPGEAPIAGLLAEITHLDDTRVILIGRVLTQASAFNEVVRTQVAAMNVGERYEDITKSFNSIRDDAKSMVDQLEDGKIDIFERASNVWMKVSRGDIAARFDKIRDTYLDVSKDTKDQIDREHTILEAYRDFRGALKQAEVMALEVLDIASAQLEQRKIDLQGATDALNAFTEGTPADRARLEMARDERVRDLQNEERRYQIAKDLSDNLTISYSTSEVIMARLMQTTNAKERVYQQSISFFSTNETVLTALSASFTGLFGLHESTETLNAMKEGMSQSLETLSEIGGKVQEEALRAGYGPTIRADAVKKLVDSVVSYQEKSITIIAEMRDQATKNSAEIRDAVEDGKKRLATLAAEGNALVSAR from the coding sequence ATGAGCACCGAGATTACCCAAACCGAAGCTCCCCAGCTTATGGACAGGCCTCTGCAATATCTGGACAAGGCCGTCGCGGCGATCAAGGATCTTGGGCTCTGGCCCGAAGGTGAACCGGGCGAGGCACCGATTGCAGGGCTTCTGGCCGAAATCACGCATCTCGACGACACCAGGGTCATCCTGATCGGGCGTGTTCTGACCCAGGCAAGTGCCTTCAACGAAGTGGTGCGCACCCAAGTTGCGGCGATGAATGTGGGCGAGCGCTACGAGGACATTACCAAATCCTTCAATTCGATCCGCGACGACGCCAAGAGCATGGTCGACCAGCTCGAGGACGGCAAGATCGATATTTTCGAGCGCGCTTCTAACGTGTGGATGAAGGTCTCGCGCGGCGATATCGCCGCACGATTCGACAAGATTCGCGACACCTATCTCGACGTCTCGAAAGACACCAAGGACCAGATCGACCGCGAACATACGATTCTCGAAGCCTATCGCGACTTTCGCGGCGCGCTCAAGCAGGCCGAAGTGATGGCGCTCGAAGTGCTGGACATCGCCAGCGCGCAGCTCGAGCAGCGCAAGATCGACCTGCAGGGGGCAACCGATGCGCTCAACGCGTTCACCGAAGGGACCCCGGCCGACCGCGCACGACTGGAAATGGCGCGGGACGAGCGGGTGCGCGATCTGCAGAACGAGGAGCGTCGCTACCAGATCGCCAAGGATCTGTCGGACAACCTGACGATTTCCTACTCGACCTCGGAAGTGATTATGGCGCGGCTCATGCAGACGACCAACGCCAAGGAACGCGTCTATCAACAGTCCATCTCGTTCTTTTCGACCAACGAAACTGTCCTCACAGCGCTTTCGGCCTCGTTTACCGGCCTGTTCGGGCTCCATGAATCGACCGAAACCCTCAATGCAATGAAAGAGGGCATGAGCCAGAGCCTGGAGACACTTTCGGAGATCGGCGGCAAGGTTCAGGAGGAAGCGCTAAGAGCGGGGTACGGTCCGACCATCCGCGCAGATGCGGTAAAAAAGCTTGTCGATAGCGTGGTCAGCTATCAGGAAAAAAGCATCACCATCATCGCCGAAATGCGCGATCAGGCCACCAAAAATTCGGCTGAAATCCGCGACGCTGTCGAAGACGGCAAGAAGCGGCTGGCAACGCTCGCCGCTGAAGGCAACGCCCTCGTTTCGGCCCGTTAG
- a CDS encoding DUF6384 family protein, whose translation MASGGAITGQTGKAPLDDVMLAMDVVDTLRHEQNLVARELGATAREAELIERLRKIYHDQGIEVPDHILKEGVKALAESRFTYTPPPDTFSTQLARLYVSRQRWGRTVLIGVVVLAVVLGGYFLAYRPYQAGMEAAARIELAEELPARIDAAYQQIFNETKVQSALEVAEPWVERGKAAAERGDREDALAAIEQLEAIHATLLAEYSIRIVNRPGESTGIWRFPESNTEATNYYLVVEAVGSDDDLVTLPITNEETGQTEEVSTWAIRVPDVTYESVRADRQDDGIIQRNILGIKQYGFLDTDYTMPVLDGAITQW comes from the coding sequence ATGGCAAGCGGTGGGGCAATAACGGGACAGACAGGCAAGGCGCCGCTGGACGATGTGATGCTGGCCATGGACGTGGTGGATACACTGCGCCATGAGCAAAATCTCGTGGCCCGCGAACTGGGGGCCACCGCCCGCGAAGCCGAACTGATTGAGCGCCTGCGCAAGATCTATCACGACCAGGGGATCGAGGTTCCCGACCATATCCTCAAGGAAGGCGTCAAGGCGCTGGCCGAGAGCCGGTTTACCTATACCCCGCCGCCCGATACATTCTCCACACAGCTGGCCCGGCTCTATGTGAGCCGGCAGCGCTGGGGACGTACGGTGCTCATCGGGGTTGTAGTGCTGGCGGTGGTGCTGGGCGGGTATTTCCTTGCCTACCGTCCCTATCAGGCGGGCATGGAGGCGGCGGCGCGGATCGAGCTGGCCGAAGAACTTCCGGCGCGAATCGACGCCGCCTATCAGCAGATTTTCAACGAGACCAAGGTGCAATCGGCCCTCGAGGTGGCCGAGCCCTGGGTCGAGCGCGGCAAGGCGGCCGCCGAGCGAGGTGATCGCGAGGACGCGCTGGCGGCCATCGAGCAGCTTGAGGCCATCCATGCGACATTGCTGGCAGAATATTCTATCCGCATCGTCAACCGGCCGGGGGAATCCACGGGGATCTGGCGATTCCCCGAGAGCAACACCGAAGCGACCAATTATTACCTCGTTGTCGAGGCCGTGGGGTCCGATGACGACCTGGTGACACTGCCGATCACCAATGAGGAAACCGGGCAAACCGAAGAGGTCTCGACATGGGCCATAAGGGTGCCGGACGTGACCTATGAATCTGTCCGGGCCGACCGGCAGGATGACGGGATCATCCAGCGCAATATCTTGGGCATAAAGCAGTACGGGTTCCTCGATACCGACTACACGATGCCGGTTCTCGACGGGGCAATTACGCAATGGTGA
- a CDS encoding metalloregulator ArsR/SmtB family transcription factor — translation MSATDPLSQVFGALADPTRRAILARLSSGEASVGELAAPHEMSLAAVSKHIKVLENAGLISRKKDAQYSYCTLVASPLKDLHGWLGAYRKFWDENLDQFETYLAELQRGDPKSKQ, via the coding sequence ATGTCTGCCACCGACCCTCTCAGTCAGGTTTTTGGCGCCCTCGCCGACCCCACGCGCCGTGCGATCCTTGCTCGTCTGTCATCGGGCGAGGCGAGCGTTGGGGAGTTGGCAGCGCCGCACGAGATGAGTCTGGCTGCAGTCTCCAAGCACATCAAGGTGCTCGAAAATGCCGGGCTGATCAGCCGCAAGAAGGATGCCCAGTACAGCTACTGCACATTGGTGGCCAGCCCGCTCAAGGATTTGCATGGGTGGCTCGGTGCCTATCGGAAGTTCTGGGACGAAAATCTCGACCAGTTCGAAACCTATCTCGCCGAGCTTCAGCGCGGCGATCCCAAATCAAAACAGTAA
- a CDS encoding SRPBCC domain-containing protein, protein MSETIIATPTDKPIITFTRTFKAPRALVWKAYTEREHVAQWWGPRSIGPIEILAHDFKPGGSWRYVQDVRDVGQVTFFGRFIEIDAPEGYVNTFGFEGPFGSTEGNEGRETQRFEDLGESTLYTGTSHFDDFASRDAVVASGMESGAREQIEQFANYVLEMEQ, encoded by the coding sequence GTGAGCGAAACAATCATCGCAACCCCAACCGACAAGCCGATCATCACCTTCACCCGGACATTCAAAGCGCCCCGCGCGCTGGTCTGGAAAGCCTATACCGAACGCGAACACGTTGCGCAATGGTGGGGCCCGAGGTCCATCGGACCGATCGAAATACTGGCACACGATTTCAAGCCCGGCGGGAGTTGGCGCTATGTGCAGGACGTGCGGGATGTTGGCCAGGTCACCTTTTTTGGCCGGTTCATCGAGATCGATGCGCCCGAGGGCTATGTGAACACTTTCGGATTTGAAGGCCCGTTCGGATCGACCGAAGGCAATGAGGGACGCGAGACCCAGCGCTTCGAGGATCTTGGTGAGTCGACCCTCTATACCGGCACGTCCCATTTCGACGATTTTGCGAGCCGCGACGCCGTTGTCGCCTCGGGCATGGAGAGCGGCGCGCGCGAGCAGATCGAGCAATTCGCAAATTACGTACTGGAAATGGAGCAGTAG